In Oceanobacillus sp. FSL K6-2867, one DNA window encodes the following:
- a CDS encoding Cof-type HAD-IIB family hydrolase: MTVEKKAIQLIALDMDGTLLTSDLEVSSRTQKAIKQALEQGIHVVLSTGRGFQTCYPYAEQLQLQSYLVTANGGQIWTVEKELLDQHLLDTALIEKMYNLGTQVGVEMWMISTNGVFRGEVPDNLDEYEWLKFGCQSKEKQKLDIMISELSKYEELELTNSLPINVEVNPKGVSKAKALQFLCNKIGITMDEVMAVGDSLNDIKMIQEAGIGVAMGNAQEAIKKVANHETDTNDNDGVAKAIEKFVLSK; the protein is encoded by the coding sequence ATGACAGTAGAAAAGAAAGCTATTCAGTTAATTGCACTGGATATGGATGGAACGTTATTAACAAGTGATCTCGAAGTATCCTCCCGGACACAGAAGGCGATAAAGCAGGCTTTAGAGCAAGGAATTCATGTAGTCTTGAGCACAGGTCGCGGGTTTCAAACGTGCTACCCATATGCGGAACAGTTGCAGCTGCAATCCTATTTAGTAACTGCCAATGGTGGACAAATATGGACAGTGGAAAAGGAACTATTGGATCAGCATCTCCTGGATACAGCGTTAATTGAGAAAATGTATAATCTTGGTACACAAGTTGGGGTAGAGATGTGGATGATTTCCACAAATGGTGTGTTTCGAGGAGAAGTGCCAGATAACCTCGATGAGTATGAATGGTTAAAATTTGGCTGTCAATCTAAAGAAAAGCAAAAATTAGATATTATGATTTCAGAGCTTTCTAAGTATGAAGAACTTGAGTTAACGAACTCACTGCCAATTAATGTGGAAGTAAATCCAAAAGGTGTAAGTAAAGCGAAAGCATTACAATTTCTTTGTAATAAGATAGGCATAACAATGGATGAAGTAATGGCTGTAGGGGACAGCCTGAATGATATTAAAATGATACAGGAAGCTGGTATTGGTGTAGCAATGGGAAATGCACAAGAGGCGATTAAAAAAGTAGCAAATCACGAGACAGATACGAATGATAATGACGGTGTTGCTAAAGCGATTGAGAAATTTGTGTTATCGAAATAA
- a CDS encoding pyroglutamyl-peptidase I, translating into MKLLLTGFEPFLNNKTNPTEMIVNELHGQFINDYQIIGEILRVEFNISGKQFIKLLKKHEPDAIISLGLAAGRDRITPERIAINCNDGPVDNLGYKPNGERIFEHGPDGYFSKLPIYEIVESLKKHGLPAKISNTAGAYLCNNIMYHGLHYFEENGRKVPSGFIHIPASHQLAVERDIPSWSDADLIKGIQIAIACL; encoded by the coding sequence ATGAAATTATTATTGACAGGATTTGAACCTTTTTTAAATAACAAAACCAACCCTACAGAAATGATCGTAAATGAATTACATGGTCAATTCATCAATGATTACCAAATTATTGGAGAAATTTTACGAGTTGAATTTAATATATCTGGAAAACAATTCATTAAGCTGTTAAAAAAGCATGAGCCAGATGCAATTATTTCACTTGGATTGGCAGCCGGACGCGATCGAATTACTCCAGAGCGGATTGCAATTAATTGTAATGATGGCCCTGTTGATAATCTTGGATATAAGCCGAATGGAGAAAGAATCTTTGAGCATGGTCCAGATGGTTATTTTAGTAAGCTGCCAATCTATGAAATAGTAGAATCATTAAAAAAACATGGATTACCAGCAAAAATATCAAATACAGCAGGTGCTTATCTTTGTAATAATATCATGTATCATGGTTTACATTATTTTGAGGAGAATGGACGAAAAGTGCCTTCTGGCTTTATTCATATACCAGCATCTCATCAGTTAGCGGTGGAAAGAGATATACCAAGCTGGTCTGATGCTGATTTAATAAAAGGAATCCAAATCGCAATTGCTTGTTTATGA
- a CDS encoding gluconate:H+ symporter: MDWIMNNLPIISLVLGVALLLFLNMKVKLNSVLALIISAILVGLLNGMQLTSIIDTIKAGLGSTLGSLALIIGFGAVLGKLMVDSGAAQRIASTLLNKFGVKNVQWALIIVGAIFGISVFYEVAFIILAPLVISIAIEAKVPYMKLGITMVAATTLSHSLFPPQPGPTALVEAYGADMGMVYMLGIVVFIPAVIAAGIILPRLMKNLDRPVPPLLEKPKEFTDDEMPGFATSVIIPLIPAIMISAATIINMFINEGTFFHDLINFLGSAETSLLLAVLIAIYVFGLRRGRTMNEVMDSFSGAIKGIAMIIFIVGAGGAFKEIILDSGVGDYIAGMMENTVVSPLIMAWFITALIRIATGTGVVSAITAAGIVGPLITTFDVNPVLMVLATAAGSNTITHVNDASFWLFKEYFNLSIKDTFKTWGLLLFTTSIVGLAVVLLLDLLFF; the protein is encoded by the coding sequence ATGGATTGGATAATGAATAACTTGCCGATTATCTCACTTGTGCTCGGCGTTGCTTTACTATTATTTTTAAATATGAAAGTAAAGCTAAATAGTGTACTAGCTTTAATTATTTCAGCAATATTAGTTGGACTTTTAAATGGCATGCAGCTTACTTCGATTATCGATACCATCAAAGCTGGTTTAGGAAGTACGCTTGGAAGCTTGGCATTAATCATTGGGTTCGGTGCTGTTCTCGGTAAGCTAATGGTTGATTCTGGTGCAGCACAACGTATTGCATCTACTCTATTAAATAAATTTGGCGTAAAAAATGTTCAATGGGCTCTTATTATTGTTGGTGCTATCTTTGGTATATCTGTATTCTATGAGGTTGCATTTATTATACTTGCCCCTCTCGTAATCAGCATCGCAATCGAAGCTAAGGTGCCATATATGAAACTTGGTATTACAATGGTAGCGGCTACAACGTTATCTCATAGTCTATTTCCTCCACAGCCAGGGCCAACAGCATTGGTTGAAGCTTATGGTGCTGATATGGGAATGGTCTATATGCTTGGAATTGTCGTGTTTATTCCAGCAGTTATTGCAGCCGGGATTATTCTGCCAAGACTCATGAAAAATTTGGATCGTCCTGTTCCACCACTATTAGAAAAACCTAAGGAATTTACTGACGATGAAATGCCAGGATTTGCAACAAGTGTCATCATCCCATTAATTCCAGCGATTATGATTTCTGCTGCCACCATTATTAATATGTTTATTAATGAAGGTACATTTTTTCATGATCTAATTAACTTCCTGGGCAGCGCGGAAACAAGTCTGCTGCTTGCCGTATTAATTGCGATTTATGTTTTTGGTCTGCGCAGAGGACGTACAATGAATGAAGTAATGGATTCCTTCTCCGGTGCTATTAAAGGGATTGCTATGATTATCTTTATTGTTGGGGCTGGTGGGGCATTTAAAGAGATTATACTTGACTCAGGTGTAGGCGATTACATTGCTGGGATGATGGAAAACACGGTTGTGTCTCCATTAATTATGGCATGGTTTATCACAGCATTAATTCGTATTGCAACAGGTACTGGTGTTGTGTCGGCAATCACGGCTGCTGGAATTGTAGGACCTTTGATTACAACCTTTGATGTAAACCCTGTCTTAATGGTATTAGCAACTGCAGCCGGCAGTAATACGATTACACATGTGAATGATGCATCCTTCTGGTTATTTAAAGAGTACTTTAACTTATCTATTAAAGATACATTCAAAACATGGGGTTTATTACTTTTCACAACATCCATTGTTGGGTTAGCTGTCGTATTACTATTAGACCTATTATTCTTCTAA
- a CDS encoding cold-shock protein encodes MSFSRGPREPVPEVETNVWSCTSDDCQGWMRESFSFAEEPTCPLCNSKMNREVRVIPEMK; translated from the coding sequence ATGTCATTTTCTCGTGGACCAAGAGAACCGGTTCCAGAGGTGGAAACGAACGTATGGTCATGTACTAGTGACGACTGTCAGGGTTGGATGAGAGAGTCATTTAGCTTTGCTGAAGAACCAACATGTCCATTATGTAACTCGAAAATGAATCGGGAAGTTCGAGTAATACCGGAAATGAAATAA
- a CDS encoding LysR family transcriptional regulator — translation MIVDQHLIVFKEVVERKNFSRAAKELHMSQPAVSQYIAALEKDLGVRLLERSNKFVELNKAGKMVYKYAQEILRNYEQMRMLVSDLKNEPSGELKIGASYTIGEYVLPKLLAELQEEFPNILPAVTIGNTEEVGAKLVQHEIDIGLIEGNFTHNQISIEQFATDEMYIITGSDQSFKKEACISIKDLENETWIIREEGSGTRKMLEDFFQRGNLEPKRILTFGSTQTIKEGVEAGLGISLLSNLTFSKEQQLNKIQKIFIEGTPIKRKFSIIKNYHEFQPKALQAFEKLVKQST, via the coding sequence ATGATAGTGGATCAGCATTTGATTGTTTTTAAAGAAGTAGTTGAGAGGAAAAATTTTTCACGGGCGGCTAAAGAATTACACATGTCACAACCTGCAGTTAGTCAATATATTGCAGCATTAGAAAAAGACCTTGGTGTACGATTGCTTGAGAGGAGCAATAAATTTGTAGAACTGAATAAAGCAGGCAAGATGGTTTATAAATACGCCCAGGAAATATTACGTAATTACGAACAAATGCGAATGCTCGTTTCTGATTTAAAAAATGAACCAAGTGGTGAATTGAAAATAGGAGCTAGTTACACTATTGGCGAATATGTCCTTCCGAAACTTTTGGCTGAATTACAAGAGGAATTCCCGAATATTCTTCCAGCTGTGACAATAGGAAATACAGAAGAAGTTGGAGCAAAACTTGTACAGCATGAAATTGATATTGGACTAATTGAAGGAAATTTTACACATAACCAGATTTCCATCGAACAATTTGCCACAGACGAAATGTATATAATTACTGGATCAGACCAATCCTTTAAAAAGGAAGCGTGTATTTCTATAAAAGATTTAGAAAATGAAACTTGGATTATTCGTGAGGAGGGTTCCGGCACGAGAAAGATGCTAGAAGATTTTTTTCAACGAGGTAACTTAGAGCCAAAGAGAATATTGACCTTCGGAAGCACTCAAACGATTAAGGAGGGTGTGGAGGCTGGTCTTGGTATAAGCTTACTTTCCAACCTCACATTTTCGAAAGAACAGCAGCTAAATAAAATCCAAAAAATATTTATTGAAGGTACACCGATAAAGCGAAAGTTTTCAATCATTAAAAATTACCATGAGTTTCAGCCGAAAGCTTTACAGGCATTTGAAAAGCTCGTAAAGCAGTCAACATAG
- a CDS encoding metalloregulator ArsR/SmtB family transcription factor: MATLKYDVFQAISDPTRREILRLLSTKKLAISEIASQFPVSRTAIAKHLHVLSEARLVTGEKIGREKIYQLRSEPLTEVKQWLAYYEQFWTNKLSILKHVVENDDESSKK; encoded by the coding sequence GTGGCAACACTAAAATATGATGTATTTCAAGCCATTTCCGACCCAACAAGAAGAGAAATTCTTCGTTTGCTCTCAACCAAAAAGCTAGCAATCTCAGAAATAGCATCACAATTTCCCGTTAGTCGCACGGCTATTGCCAAACACCTTCACGTACTCTCTGAGGCCCGTTTAGTAACTGGTGAAAAGATAGGCAGAGAAAAGATTTATCAATTGCGGTCAGAACCGCTTACAGAAGTAAAACAATGGTTAGCATATTATGAACAATTTTGGACAAACAAATTATCAATTCTTAAGCATGTAGTTGAAAATGATGATGAAAGCAGCAAAAAATAA
- a CDS encoding putative sulfate exporter family transporter produces the protein MSTLTNNSNHWKKLLSGIGFTFIFALFGYLLSLIPGLNRVGPLACAILLAIIYRQVFGYPEFFRKGIEFSSKYLLRLAIILYGLKLNIDVIFQDGIGLLVKGAITIAFAILITVYLAKLFKGNTQIALLLGVGTGICGAAAIAAVAPIVKAKSEDTAISIGIIALVGTVFSIIYALLLPILPISEVQYGIWSGLSLHELAHVALAADPAGEEALAFGLLAKLGRVFLLVPLCFIMILWIRSRKSGDGTDHTNVKFPMFLLGFIAMSIIGSYVLGNAIPVTDGFMSGISIATTFILTSAMVGLGLNVSLKDVKSKALRPFYAMLITSVLVSVLMYWIAGI, from the coding sequence ATGAGCACATTAACGAATAATTCCAATCATTGGAAAAAGCTTCTGTCAGGTATCGGATTTACATTTATTTTTGCTTTGTTTGGCTATTTATTATCTTTAATTCCTGGATTAAACCGGGTCGGCCCATTGGCTTGTGCAATTCTTTTAGCAATTATCTATCGCCAGGTTTTTGGTTATCCTGAATTTTTCAGAAAAGGGATTGAGTTTTCTTCCAAGTATTTATTACGTTTAGCAATTATTTTGTATGGTTTAAAATTAAATATCGATGTTATTTTTCAAGACGGGATTGGGCTTCTAGTGAAGGGAGCAATAACCATCGCGTTCGCTATTTTAATCACTGTATATTTAGCAAAGCTTTTTAAAGGTAACACTCAAATTGCATTGCTGCTCGGTGTTGGAACTGGAATTTGTGGTGCTGCCGCAATTGCGGCAGTCGCGCCTATTGTGAAGGCAAAGTCAGAGGATACTGCAATCAGTATTGGAATTATCGCATTAGTTGGGACTGTTTTTTCGATTATATACGCATTATTATTACCGATTCTTCCAATCAGTGAGGTGCAATACGGCATTTGGTCAGGTCTTAGCTTACATGAGCTTGCACATGTTGCATTGGCTGCAGATCCTGCTGGTGAAGAAGCACTCGCTTTTGGCTTATTAGCAAAGCTTGGACGTGTATTCTTATTAGTTCCTTTATGCTTTATCATGATTCTTTGGATAAGAAGCCGTAAGTCTGGAGACGGGACTGACCATACAAATGTTAAATTTCCTATGTTTTTATTAGGCTTTATCGCAATGAGCATAATCGGAAGCTATGTTCTTGGAAATGCGATTCCAGTAACAGATGGTTTCATGAGTGGTATTAGTATTGCTACTACCTTCATCTTAACCTCCGCAATGGTTGGACTGGGGCTAAACGTCAGCTTAAAAGATGTAAAAAGTAAAGCACTCCGCCCGTTCTATGCGATGCTGATTACTTCTGTGCTTGTATCGGTATTGATGTATTGGATTGCAGGTATATAA
- a CDS encoding MFS transporter, giving the protein MNTQKYHMKDYYFWKISLSLAFASFFVFASIYIVQPLLPLYVREFNVSVSEVTLTLSMTIVGLIIGLIILGFFSDRIGRVAIIKYSLIGSVFPFLLIPMLDSFYLFVLLRFIQGFALAGLPAASLAYLNEEIERSSVGIATALYIASNALGGMAGRVLAGYLTDKYAWETVFYIFAGGGLLIVALVFIFLPKSRFFKPSNLSFRKDIEGMIFHLKNPTIIMIIGMGVILQLSFTSIWTYLPFHLESEPFSLSTKAISYTFFAYGFGVVGAPIAGWLAGGMGFNIVRITGILVLSAGILMTFSLSLPMIVIGLCVSCLGFFTAHSLTATFVAEEAAHHKGGASSLYLVAYYVGVTFGSSAVGPLWNIAGWNAIVWIAGMLPVAYLILITLIQKKVRKTELHIKRNET; this is encoded by the coding sequence ATGAATACACAAAAATACCATATGAAAGATTACTATTTTTGGAAAATATCTTTAAGCTTAGCGTTTGCATCTTTTTTTGTTTTTGCCAGCATTTATATTGTACAGCCGCTTTTACCGTTGTATGTCAGGGAGTTCAATGTATCCGTATCAGAAGTGACGCTAACCTTATCAATGACGATTGTTGGTTTGATAATTGGTTTAATCATCCTTGGTTTTTTCTCCGACCGAATTGGAAGAGTGGCTATTATTAAGTATTCATTAATCGGATCAGTTTTTCCTTTCCTTTTAATTCCCATGTTGGATTCATTTTATCTTTTTGTGCTATTACGATTTATTCAAGGCTTTGCACTAGCTGGATTACCTGCAGCATCACTTGCTTATTTAAACGAGGAAATAGAGCGTTCCAGTGTCGGAATTGCAACGGCATTGTACATAGCCAGCAATGCGCTTGGCGGGATGGCTGGAAGGGTTTTGGCTGGTTATTTAACAGATAAATATGCTTGGGAAACTGTATTTTATATATTTGCAGGCGGGGGGTTATTGATAGTAGCACTCGTTTTTATTTTTTTGCCAAAGTCACGATTCTTTAAACCGAGCAATCTATCATTTCGAAAAGACATTGAAGGAATGATTTTTCATTTGAAAAATCCAACAATTATTATGATTATAGGTATGGGGGTTATACTTCAGCTTTCATTTACATCTATATGGACGTATTTGCCGTTTCATCTGGAATCAGAACCTTTCTCGCTTTCAACAAAAGCAATTTCTTACACCTTTTTTGCCTATGGATTTGGAGTAGTAGGAGCACCGATTGCGGGCTGGCTGGCGGGAGGGATGGGGTTTAATATCGTTCGTATCACAGGAATTCTTGTCCTGTCCGCTGGTATTTTAATGACATTCAGTTTATCCTTGCCAATGATCGTAATTGGCTTATGCGTATCCTGTCTGGGTTTTTTTACTGCGCATTCGTTAACAGCTACCTTTGTCGCGGAAGAGGCTGCACATCATAAAGGTGGTGCATCGAGCCTGTATTTAGTGGCATATTATGTTGGTGTTACGTTTGGAAGTTCTGCAGTCGGACCACTTTGGAATATAGCAGGATGGAATGCAATTGTATGGATAGCTGGAATGCTGCCAGTTGCCTATTTAATTTTAATAACTCTCATACAGAAAAAAGTAAGAAAAACAGAGTTGCATATAAAGCGGAATGAAACTTAA
- a CDS encoding IDEAL domain-containing protein, which translates to MVTVKMLKPYYIKTEEEYVRVILAYQYFSVVINKKVYQFIPVEANEIRINRKTKEVENLDAVFAFQNGKNVVNVTMSKLISIPDFLQQLHSIAESYYHNDESHVSKTEQEKEAHLFIREMERENIKRLIDISLDKQDKAAFYKLAKLL; encoded by the coding sequence ATGGTCACTGTTAAAATGCTAAAGCCGTATTACATTAAAACGGAAGAAGAATATGTCCGAGTTATACTTGCATATCAATATTTTTCTGTAGTAATTAATAAAAAGGTTTATCAATTTATTCCCGTAGAAGCTAATGAGATTCGAATTAACCGAAAAACTAAAGAGGTGGAGAATCTGGATGCGGTCTTTGCTTTTCAAAACGGAAAAAACGTTGTAAATGTTACAATGTCCAAGCTCATCTCCATCCCTGATTTCCTTCAGCAGCTACACTCAATCGCAGAATCATATTATCATAATGATGAATCTCACGTAAGTAAAACGGAACAAGAAAAAGAAGCACACCTTTTTATACGTGAAATGGAAAGGGAAAATATTAAAAGGCTAATTGATATTTCCTTGGATAAGCAGGATAAAGCTGCATTTTATAAACTAGCAAAGTTATTATAA
- a CDS encoding MFS transporter — MPRYIWLLVIATVINVTGGSFLWPLNTIYMHNELGKSLAFAGFILMFNQGASIVGNLLGGALYDKYSAYKSILAGTFLAMIASVILAFNHGIVAYSILLIIIGFGNGITWPIMFAMAGSLWPDGGRRAFNAVYVAQNLGVALGATLGGYVASFSFDYIFIANALVFILFFLIVLFTFKGMDQSKDRQMHTSIIEQRAKIQNKSAFISLLILCSGFLVVWIAYSQWQSTIASHTQTIGIPLEQYSSLWAINGFLIVLAQPLVKWFTDRITSPKQHIHIGTSILIISFTIAMFAENFTMFAVAMVILTVGEVLVWPAIPTLANKLAPKGRSGFYQGIVNSIAALGRMIGPVLGGFIVDFYNIQLLFIIVMVLLFIPFITTKFFERDNQEKRQTM; from the coding sequence ATGCCTAGGTATATTTGGCTGCTAGTGATTGCAACAGTAATCAACGTAACTGGTGGCTCTTTTCTATGGCCTTTAAATACGATATATATGCATAATGAGCTTGGTAAAAGTCTTGCTTTTGCTGGGTTCATTTTAATGTTCAATCAAGGGGCATCCATTGTGGGAAACCTGCTTGGCGGAGCACTATATGATAAATATAGTGCATATAAGTCAATCCTTGCAGGAACATTTCTAGCAATGATTGCTTCCGTTATTTTAGCGTTTAATCACGGTATTGTGGCTTATTCCATTTTATTAATTATTATTGGATTTGGAAATGGTATTACTTGGCCAATTATGTTTGCCATGGCTGGATCCCTATGGCCAGACGGTGGTCGTAGGGCTTTTAACGCTGTGTATGTAGCACAAAACCTTGGGGTAGCATTGGGGGCGACATTGGGTGGTTATGTGGCAAGCTTTTCATTTGATTATATTTTTATTGCTAATGCACTGGTGTTCATTCTCTTTTTCCTGATAGTACTTTTCACGTTCAAAGGAATGGATCAGTCAAAAGATCGTCAAATGCATACATCTATTATTGAGCAACGGGCTAAAATTCAAAATAAATCAGCTTTTATCTCATTACTAATTTTATGCAGTGGATTTTTGGTTGTATGGATTGCGTACAGTCAATGGCAGTCAACAATTGCCTCCCATACACAAACGATAGGTATCCCGCTTGAACAATACAGTTCCCTCTGGGCAATAAATGGTTTCCTTATCGTTCTGGCGCAACCTCTGGTAAAATGGTTTACAGATAGAATAACTTCACCAAAGCAGCATATTCATATTGGTACTTCTATCTTGATAATATCCTTTACTATTGCTATGTTTGCTGAGAACTTTACAATGTTCGCAGTTGCAATGGTTATCTTAACAGTAGGTGAAGTTCTTGTGTGGCCAGCAATTCCAACACTTGCAAATAAACTTGCACCAAAAGGACGAAGTGGATTTTATCAAGGAATCGTTAATAGTATTGCGGCATTAGGAAGAATGATTGGACCTGTGCTTGGTGGATTTATAGTTGATTTCTACAATATACAATTACTATTTATCATTGTAATGGTATTACTGTTTATTCCTTTTATTACAACGAAGTTTTTTGAAAGGGATAATCAGGAGAAAAGACAAACCATGTAA
- a CDS encoding SRPBCC domain-containing protein, translated as MENLQDIKQTVIINASIQKVWDTVSTSESIASWFMPNDFEPVAGHEFHLQSPFGPSPCKVLEVDKPNKIIFSWDTEGWTISFLLKDLGGKTEFILIHSGWKTEDTIISKANEKSSIIRERMNNGWSNIIHNKLRKVTEA; from the coding sequence ATGGAAAACTTACAAGATATTAAACAAACCGTCATTATAAATGCTTCGATACAAAAAGTATGGGATACTGTATCAACATCAGAAAGTATTGCGTCATGGTTTATGCCGAATGATTTTGAACCTGTTGCCGGTCATGAATTTCACTTACAATCTCCATTTGGTCCATCCCCATGTAAAGTTCTGGAAGTGGATAAGCCAAACAAAATAATTTTTTCATGGGACACAGAAGGCTGGACTATTTCCTTTTTATTAAAAGACTTAGGCGGAAAAACGGAATTTATACTTATACATAGTGGTTGGAAAACGGAAGATACCATTATTTCTAAAGCAAACGAGAAAAGCTCTATCATTCGTGAAAGGATGAATAATGGCTGGTCGAATATTATTCATAACAAGCTTCGAAAGGTTACTGAAGCATAA
- a CDS encoding chemotaxis protein CheW, giving the protein MAEVTKYIVFKLNDQSFGVAVQQIISIERLQEITAIPRTSEFIKGVTELRGETTPIIDLKERLMLAESDTTNDTRILVVSIQGMQIGLIVDAATEVVDIDENQIQAAPKLIAGIQETFLKGVAKVDKHLLILLDLDRIVDLNETNELEEAIKEEN; this is encoded by the coding sequence ATGGCTGAAGTAACTAAGTATATTGTATTTAAACTAAACGATCAATCCTTTGGTGTTGCAGTGCAGCAGATTATTTCTATTGAAAGACTACAGGAAATAACAGCGATTCCGCGAACCTCGGAATTTATTAAAGGAGTTACCGAATTGCGTGGTGAAACAACTCCGATCATTGATTTAAAGGAACGATTAATGCTTGCAGAGTCTGATACCACAAATGATACCCGTATTTTAGTTGTTTCGATTCAAGGAATGCAAATCGGATTAATTGTTGATGCTGCAACAGAAGTAGTGGACATTGACGAGAATCAGATTCAAGCAGCACCAAAACTGATAGCTGGAATTCAGGAAACGTTTTTAAAGGGTGTTGCAAAGGTTGATAAGCATCTGCTTATTTTACTGGATCTCGACCGTATTGTTGATCTCAATGAAACCAATGAGCTAGAAGAAGCGATAAAGGAAGAAAACTAA